Proteins from one Strongyloides ratti genome assembly S_ratti_ED321, scaffold srae_scaffold0000004 genomic window:
- a CDS encoding Chitin binding domain-containing protein: protein MDPFTNDNQIAKCEKKNVDEENENFDNKNDSTTINPDYINESKKVAIICNDVKEDDVVMSAIDKSSVLDDKETKNCNIEDDSTIINSNCIKEPEEVTTIFNHVEQDDIVKPITKKYCILECTEFKIRSLIDNPTLLKSNCFNELKKVTTYRNVVKQVNFTMCAIDKSNVLEDNETKNCNIEDDSTLNNSNCIKEPEKVAVVCNDVKQDNAVMPATDKFNILEDEEIQKCDMKDDSTTINSNCINNPEEKDIICSKVKQDDAILSAIDKSNFFEDEKIKNCNIENDSLTINSNCINESKKVAIVCNDVKNDDIVMSLTDKSSAFEDKETQECDLKDNSTTINSNCKNDPEKIAVVCSDVKQDPVVMSVTDKPSVLEDKETQKSDLKDNSTTINSNCKNDPEKIDIICSEVKKDDVVLSAIDKFNVLEDNETQKCDLKVVSTLNNSDCINDPEKIAVVCSDVKQDNAVMSAANKSNIFENKEIQKCDIKDKSTTIYSNCKNDPEKIAIVCNVYEQENIKTIKEYKFVSLKSSNYISTLNLYQSLITKVMVMKFEDEIDSGRFVLSNKTFKLIVSKLENQDDKNRFDEIENILYMAIKFLFMKNEEEFDRLEFMKSIEKDLISLLELSMNFSVRKALFSFLLLISSHSNVKGIFVTKNQNLANLIAYNTYMEHFVSSLDIAIQETITIEENFEFRIMAKILYDRFCFNFNYDILPSDDICFINQYLSYLKYGLNIFCDGVLKIFDACEKDKEKLEMDFVDTILAIENIIIHFVDILERKDFNDLMNNTIIYEILENIKLKLDTFNDSTKATLYNLGVLIFHTSTKCLSYGSDYLKFIHQLNVGNVMIKYFVDSEELKKSPILDGLTNFFMGNQIILNVLLYKMNDNEKMKNK, encoded by the exons ATGGATCCCTTTACTAATGATAACCAAATTGCAAAATGCGAAAAAAAGAATGTCG atgaagaaaatgaaaattttgataacaaAA ATGATTCTACTACAATTAATCCTGATTATATAAATGAGTCTAAAAAAGTAGCTATCATTTGCAATGATGTCAAAGAAGATGATGTCGTTATGTCTGCTATTGACAAATCTAGTGTTCTTGATGATAAAGAAactaaaaattgtaatatagaag ATGATTCTACTATTATTAATTCAAATTGCATCAAAGAGCCTGAAGAAGTGAcaactatttttaatcatgTTGAACAAGATGATATTGTTAAACCGATCACTAAAAAATACTGTATTCTTGAATGTACAGAGTTTAAAATACGTTCTTTGATTG ATAATCCTACATTGTTAAAATCTAATTGTTTCAATgagttaaaaaaagttactaCTTATCGTAATGTTGTTAAACAAGTTAACTTTACTATGTGTGCTATTGATAAATCCAATGTTCTTGAAGATAATGAGactaaaaattgtaatatagAAG atGATTCTACATTGAATAATTCTAATTGTATCAAAGAGCCTGAAAAAGTAGCTGTTGTTTGTAATGATGTCAAACAAGATAATGCCGTTATGCCTGCTACTGATAAATTCAATATTCTTGAAGACGAAGAAATTCAAAAATGTGATATGAAAG ATGATTCTACCACTATTAATTCtaattgtataaataatcCTGAGGAAAAAGATATTATCTGTAGTAAAGTCAAACAAGATGATGCCATTTTGTCTGCTATTGATAAATCCAACTTTTTTGAAGAtgaaaagattaaaaattgtaatatagaaa ATGATTCTCTAACGATTAATTCTAATTGTATAAATGAGTCTAAAAAAGTAGCTATCGTTTGTAATGATGTCAAAAATGATGATATCGTTATGTCTCTTACTGATAAATCTAGTGCTTTTGAAGATAAAGAAACTCAAGAATGTGATTTAAAAG ATAATTCTACTACTATTAATTCCAATTGTAAAAATGATCCTGAGAAAATAGCTGTTGTTTGTAGTGATGTCAAACAAGATCCTGTCGTTATGTCTGTTACTGATAAACCTAGTGTTCTTGAAGATAAAGAAACTCAAAAATCTGATTTAAAAG ATAATTCTACTACTATTAATTCCAATTGTAAAAATGATCCTGAGAAAATAGATATTATTTGTAGTGAGGTCAAAAAAGATGATGTCGTTTTGTCTGCTATTGATAAATTCAATGTTCTTGAAGATAATGAAACCCAAAAATGTGATTTAAAAG ttgTTTCTACTTTGAATAATTCTGATTGTATAAATGATCCTGAGAAAATAGCTGTTGTTTGTAGTGATGTCAAACAAGATAATGCCGTTATGTCTGCTGCTAATAaatctaatatttttgaaaataaggAAATTCAAAAATGTGATATAAAAG ATAAATCTACTACTATTTATTCCAATTGTAAAAATGATCCTGAAAAAATAGCAATTGTTTGCAATGTTTACGAACAGGAAAACATCAAAactataaaagaatataaatttgtttctTTAAAATCAAGTAATTATATATCTACACTTAATTTGTATCAATCTCTTATAACAAAAGTAATGGTTATGAAGTTTGAAGATGAAATTGATTCTGGTAGAtttgttttatcaaataaaacttttaagtTAATTGTTAGTAAATTAGAAAACCAAGATGATAAGAATAGATTTGATGAAattgaaaacattttatatatggcTATTAAGTTtctttttatgaaaaatgaGGAAGAATTTGATAGATTGGAATTTATGAAAAGTATTGAAAAAGATCTTATAAGTCTTTTAGAATTATCTATGAATTTTTCTGTGAGAAAAGCATTGTTTAGTTTTCTTTTATTGATTTCATCACATTCAAATGTAAAAGGAATATTTGTAACTAAGAATCAAAATTTGGCAAATTTGATTGCATATAATACTTACATGGAACATTTTGTTTCATCATTAGACATCGCCATCCAAGAAACAATAACGATAgaagaaaattttgaatttagAATCATGgccaaaattttatatgataggttttgttttaattttaattacgATATACTACCATCAGATGACATATGCTTTATCAACCAATATTTATCCTACTTAAAGTAtggtttaaatatattttgtgaTGGCGTTCTTAAGATATTTGATGCTTGTGAAAaggataaagaaaaattagaaatGGACTTTGTTGATACAATTTTAGCTATTGAAAAcattataatacattttgTAGATATTTTGGAACGCAAAGATTTTAACGATCTTATGaataatactattatttatgaaattttggaaaatataaaattaaaattag ATACTTTTAATGATTCTACTAAAGCAACATTATATAATCTTGGAGTACTTATTTTTCATACCTCAACCAAATGTCTATCATATGGTTCTGATTAt ttaaaatttatacatcAACTTAATGTTGGGAATGTaatgattaaatattttgtagattctgaagaattaaaaaaaagtccTATTTTGGATGgtttaactaatttttttatgggaaatcaaataattttaaatgtgcttctttataaaatgaatgaTAATGAAAAGATGAAGAATAAGTAA
- a CDS encoding Reverse transcriptase domain-containing protein, whose product MEPYKINDSKSSIRFDKLGNHDLLVWIEATTTRIQLVVNPDQQLEKFLSLLPKKLQSLIIVDNVVTCLSDASSILRSFLGDRRNSLPNELNCTDKEAEVASLLLTVLRSPTHFVKDWLKEGEVVNLESLKNFELTNHSLLTKDEQANKKKPFVQQQGEKFKLKLDDKPGFLVSYVPKWCMSVVFNEKSYVNSYLDSGAGFNYIFVDLVKQWALPMDENDTIKILQLLGASVHCYGSVILNIKIGAHSKLASKFYVLEVSHTIIGLTSVELLDNYVPKIIPYRKITNVALAKLTKRKLQEEVDSGCYVKVPKCEVLSAHPIVAIPKKESVCICENYTYLNKFIEKPSSMELVNIQSVLAIPKHKLRYLSELDISNAFFKPLREVFGISSISILFEQELYNLFQDLQIIRYLDDLFIYGKSLEKHNHSLFKCKEIMSSWNLPVNETKKQILALEIDFLRFTIGCDGSVTAKEKYKPYDLFKSIIHRFFQNNEVFVHESKFMKIVPQANDETVYAFIFCDNQLFYSSSRVLQNSE is encoded by the exons ATGGAGCCTTACAAGATTAATGATAGCAAATCCAGTATTAGATTTGACAAATTAGGAAATCATGATCTTCTGGTTTGGATTGAAGCAACAACGACACGAATTCAATTAGTTGTAAATCCAGATCAgcaattagaaaaatttttatctttattaccGAAGAAATTACAATCGCTAATTATAGTTGACAATGTCGTCACCTGTTTATCCGATGCTTCGTCTATTCTCCGAAGTTTCTTAGGTGATAGAAGGAATAGCCTACCAAACGAATTGAA TTGTACTGATAAGGAAGCGGAGGTTGCCAGCTTGTTATTGACAGTATTACGATCACCAACTCATTTTGTTAAAGATTGGTTGAAAGAGGGGGAAGTTGTAAACTTGGAATCACTGAAAAACTTCGAATTGACTAATCACTCGTTACTTACCAAAGACGAGCAGGCAAATAAGAAGAAACCTTTTGTTCAACAGCAAGGAGAGAAGTTCAAACTTAAGTTAGATGACAAACCCGGATTCTTAGTCTCATACGTTCCAAAATGGTGTATGTCAGTGGTTTTCAACGAGAAATCGTATGTCAATTCCTACTTAGACAGCGGGGCAGGttttaattacatttttgtGGATCTTGTCAAGCAATGGGCGCTGCCAATGGATGAAAATGATACGATTAAAATTTTGCAGCTTCTTGGTGCTTCAGTACATTGCTATGGATcagtaattttaaacataaaaattggTGCTCACAGTAAACTTGCATCCAAGTTCTATGTATTGGAAGTTTCGCATACCATTATAGGGCTCACGTCT GTCGAATTACTTGATAATTACGTTCCCAAAATCATTCCTTACCGAAAAATCACCAATGTTGCATTAGCAAAGTTAACCAAACGCAAGCTTCAAGAGGAAGTTGACTCCGGTTGCTATGTGAAAGTACCCAAGTGTGAGGTTTTGTCCGCCCATCCAATTGTTGCAATTCCGAAAAAAGAGTCTGTTTGCATTTGTGAAAATTACACGTATTTAAACAAGTTTATTGAGAAGCCATCTTCAATGGAGTTAGTGAATATTCAATCTGTTTTAGCGATACCGAAACACAAATTACGTTACCTTTCAGAATTAGATATCTCGAACGC ATTTTTCAAACCGCTTCGAGAAGTTTTTGGGATTTCTAGTATTTCAATTTTGTTCGAACAAGAGTTGTATAATCTATTTCAGGACCTGCAAATTATTCGTTATTTGGAcgatctttttatttatggaAAATCGTTGGAGAAACATAACcattcattatttaaatgtaaagAGATTATGTCATCTTGGAATTTACCAGTAAATGAAACCAAAAAACAGATTTTAGCGCTAGAAATCGATTTCTTGAGGTTTACTATTGGTTGTGATGGTTCAGTTACGGCAAAAGAGAAATACAA gCCGTATGATCTATTTAAATCAATTATTCACAGATTTTTTCAAAACAATGAAGTCTTTGTAC ATGAATCGAAATTCATGAAGATTGTTCCACAAGCAAATGATGAAACTGTTTATGCCTTTATTTTTTGCGACAaccaattattttattcctCTTCTCGCGTTTTACAAAATTCTGAATGA